GGGGACGGCTACGAGGAGACGGCCGTCTTCGACGGTGTCGGCGACTGCTGGGCGGCCTACGAGGAGGAGGCCCGGCTGATTCTGGTCGACGTCCCTATCGGGCTCGTCGAGTCGGGCGACCCCGTCCGACGGTGTGACGCGCTCGCACGCGACGTGCTGGGCCCGCGCAGCGAGGCCCTCGTCGACCCGCCGGTCCGGGAAGCGACCCGGAAGCGGCGTTTCTCGACGGCCAACCGGGTCCACGAGCGCAAGGCCGGCGCGGCGCTCTCGGAGGCGGCCTTCGAGCGCAGCGACGCTATCGCGATGTGTGACGAACTGCTCCAGGAGGTGCCCGAGGCCGCCGCCGTTATCCGCAGTGCCCACCCCGAGCTCTGCTTTCGGGCCTTCGCGGGCGAGCCGCTGGCCGAGGACGCGACGGCCGCCGCGGGCTACGCCGAGCGGATGCGAACGCTCGCCCGGCAGGACCGCGACGCGCCGCCGGTCGTCCAGAAGGTGGCCGAGGCGACTGCCGGCCACGACGTGCCCGTGGCTGGGGCACTCGACGCTGTCGTGCTCGCCTACACGGCCGCCCCCGGTGGTGGGGAGCTACGGACGCTCCCCGCCGAGGTGCCGACCGACGCCAGCGGGCTCCCGATGGAACTGGTCTACCGGGCGGCCGCGCCGCTGGTCAGGTGAGGAGTACGACCGTGGTGACGGAACCGTCACCCGGGTGTGAATGTACGGGACTGCAGACAGAAAATCGTCTTACAGTCGCTCGAGGTTCTTCGCTCGCGGGCCCTTGTCGGCCTGCTCGATGTCGAACTCGACTTCCTGACCCTCTTCGAGGTCAGGGCCGCCGACATCTTCCATGTGGAAGAAGACGTCCTCGTCTTCCTCGTCGGTGTCGATG
This sequence is a window from Haloarcula salinisoli. Protein-coding genes within it:
- a CDS encoding DUF429 domain-containing protein translates to MVEDRYVGVAYRDGSWLAVTFTGDGYEETAVFDGVGDCWAAYEEEARLILVDVPIGLVESGDPVRRCDALARDVLGPRSEALVDPPVREATRKRRFSTANRVHERKAGAALSEAAFERSDAIAMCDELLQEVPEAAAVIRSAHPELCFRAFAGEPLAEDATAAAGYAERMRTLARQDRDAPPVVQKVAEATAGHDVPVAGALDAVVLAYTAAPGGGELRTLPAEVPTDASGLPMELVYRAAAPLVR
- a CDS encoding cold-shock protein, whose translation is MAKGKVDFFNDTGGYGFIDTDEEDEDVFFHMEDVGGPDLEEGQEVEFDIEQADKGPRAKNLERL